Within the Oncorhynchus clarkii lewisi isolate Uvic-CL-2024 chromosome 2, UVic_Ocla_1.0, whole genome shotgun sequence genome, the region CGGTCTGTAAAGTTAGACTCATCAAGATGGCATCATCAACATAAACATTAGGAGGTCTTTCCAACTTAAATACATTAGATTTTTTTGTTTCACAAATCTGCCAAGACTGTCATTATTGGCTCTTCCTAACGTAGGCGTGCAAATTGGAAAGAGCCCATGATATAACACCGTCTTGATAGAACTGGGTCCATGTTCAACAAGTGTCTCTGAGTaagagtactgatctaggattagGTCACcctgtccattaattataatctaaaaggcaaaacggatcctggatcagcactcctactcagatGTATTATGATTCCGAGCCCTGGATTTAACTGTTGATGTTTGTAGATGTGAAGTCGCCCCCTTGTTTTTGATTATGAAAACTGGGGTGTATTCAATACGGAAACCGTTAAAgaaccaaacagaagcaaacTGAGCAAACAGAATGgaacggggagggacctacctgaatttgtccaatagaaactgggTGGGtgtaatttgtggaacgttccaacaggaatctgttccaaaaacttcGGAAAGTACATGGTTTGCCAACAAACAAACGCATACAAAGTAGCATGATCAGTTCACCTAGCTAATTAGCTGCCGAAAAACGTAATTAAATAGCCCACTCCCTACAACGTTGTATGctttgtttgttggcaaccttgttatGACGTTCTTGGAACAGATTcatgttggaacgttccacaaattgTACCCACccatagaaactctcgtttgcgtTTTCTGTTAGGAGTAAGcggtttctgttgcaaaacgttttgcaatagAATCGGCGTAATGATTACACACCTGGCAGAGTCCACCTTTAAAATCAAGAAGTCCCGTACTCAAAGGAGTCTACCTTTAAGCAAGCAGATGTGCATTCTATAGGCAAGGTTTAACGTCCACCTATTCCCATTTGCCGAAGAAAGCAACAGCCTTTTAAACCATCAGCAGCTTGCAAAGTTATTTGATTGGGAGATAGAAACCGGATTTCTCTTTAATAAAGCCCATGGCTGAAATCTCTACAATCTTGGGGGCAGAGGGAATGAATATCTCTGGGCAAAGATTTCATCCAGATTGTTCTACCAATGCAATACTCTGTTGGTTTCCTTGAAGGCCTCAAAGCAGAGCATGTAGGCCTAGAGATGCATTGCATGTGAAACATCAAAATACCGCTCCTTCTGTCATTCTCTATCCAATCAGCTACAAGTACAATGAAGAATTTGCAGGTTAAAACACAGGCAGGGAGACAAATGAATGTACTCCAAAGAATGGCAACCAGTTTGTGAACACAACAGTTTGTGAACATGACAAAGTCAGTGATTCACCTGTTGGTCACCTGTTGGTCAGGTACAACCAGACAGCTAAACTAGCTAACTATAATGTTACCTTTCTTGGCTTTGTCAGCTGGAATATTCTGAGCTCTTAGGCGTTGATCCAAGATGTAGAGCATTTCTCCACCGAGATTAATAAAAAACAGGGGTAGCGTCCTCGAAGACATATTTGTCGTACTGTGCTGGATAGCTAGCTAGCGAAATATCCCCATTCTGTCTTGTTTAAGCGTATGTAAGCTTCCACTTGGTTGCCAGGTCATGAAGAAAAAGGACCAATCATGTAAGCAAACGTGcaaatatttgatttgtttttgttcACCTCAGAAATTGAGACGTAACCGTTCATGCTAATTTAAACCTCTGTGTTATGAACGTTCCTGATACATCAGCCTGTAAATGATCCTGAAAAggacaacatgccattggaaacAAGAAAAAACGAAACTTTATTGTACATCTTTGGTTCATACATGGTGCTATGATTTCTTTGCGCAGTACTGTTTGAGAGTAGGGGGTCAAATTTAATCAATACAAAAGTTAAAATGTACATAGTATAACAATGACGATTTGTATCAACAATATGTGACATGAGGTTAATTTAACTTCCACTTGAAAATGTCTTCAATTGACTGTACAAGTCAAACGTCGCCATTCCTGATGCGAATTTCACGGGCCATCCTGCACATCTCAAAGAATCCACAGCAACAGGTCATCAACGCATCGTTGCATATCGTCCCCTGTAAGAAAATATGACAATCAAATATGATGAGAATGAATCAACCAAATATTTGACAGTTCAAGTTCCGCAAGCTAGGGAAAACCACTAGACTAATTTGTCAATATGTGTACTAATAAAATGGTCCCTTCCTGTCTTTCATAATAAAAGGGTTAGACTGGCTGGGACAGGAATGAGTTGCATTTCCCCCTAGTGTGCATTAAAATGACATACTGAATGCATGAATGCCTCACCATTCCTAATTTCTTTAGGCTCCTAATGGTAACATACCTGAATCCCATAGGTCAATCTCATGTGTGTCCTCATGGCTGTCATGCCTCCTGGAACACAGGCCAGGCATGCGTTCTCACCATACTTGTTAGCTGTGTAGCAACTCAATGCTAGTGGGCAGATGAAGCCCACGGCACCTGTATGACAACATTTTACCTTATTGTAAAATCCCAAAAACAGGAAACACTTTTTACTTGAAACACATGACAACCATTAAACCCTATGGTATGGAACCAGGTAGGCCTACTTAGTGATGATATTTAAGGTCTTATTATTTGTCTCGATACTCACAGACTAGGATGTCACTGCAGCAGGAGCACAGCCCAGTGCTCCACTCGCCAGTCTGCACATTTGTCCCATAAGAGCCTGCTCCTGGCTGGTGTGTGATGACTGGGTTCGACATGTCAATCAAATGGGGTCAGCTTCAGTCACCTAAAAATGAACCACGTCCAACAGTAAGCACAGTGGTTGAAGTTTGATCATTTCCCCAATACAGCAATAAAACAAAACTAGCAGTATGTAAACTGTTGTGGGATGGGAAATGTTCATTGGTGTTTTTTCCTTCCTTCGAGATAATTGCATATAGGAAAGTTCACATAAAAGTTCCATACACTGGTACTCAAGTTATTATTTTTTTGGTACTCAAGTTTATACACAGGTCCAATCATACCCTGAACCACCATCTTACTTAATATACTGCAACCCTCTTATGTATTGCAATAGGTTTTAATATAATTGCATATGTAAAATGAGACATTGTTGTATTGGCATTTCATTAAAGACTAATAATAACTGTTATATAACTGTTATGCATCATCAAAATTGTACAAGGACAAGACGTTAAGACTCTGAGAAACTACTTCAAATACTTTTTACTCTGGTGTACAAATATGCCAAATGTTGTAGATGATCAATTTGTACTTTTTCGCAGAAAGATGTAAACCTGAACATTTTATGTAGTTTATTGATAAGTAGTTACTCTATTGTAGCTTTTTCTACATACTTGAGAGCAGAGGAAGAGCATGTCACTCACCTATCTTGTCTGCAGCTGAGCTTCTCCAGATCTGAGTCGAAACACTTTAACAGGAAGTTGTGATACTAAACCTGTGAACAAGCGCTGGTTACACACTCCTACTATGTTTCTCAAGACAACTCAACAGTAGTGCAAACACAAAAATTCACAGTAGAACAGTTAAGCTGTTTAATAACCTCACCATTCCTCAGAACTATAGGTTTCAAGGTCAATTCACAGGTGACAGATTGTGAATATAACCTTGGTTTAACATATGAGGTCGATAAACACCCAATATCTGATGTTCTTTCAATTCTCGTAAACACGATTGCAAGCTATGTTCAGGGAAGTCATCATATGATTAATCTTGCACTTCAGTTTCAACCACAGGGCGTAATGTTCTTATTTCTCATATCTTTCATTCGTATTTTAATCAGCATCAAGTAGTGTTTTATCTCTTTCAATTGGGGTAGTTACACTTCACCATACACGTGACTACACGTGATCAAAGTGAAACACGCAACAAACAGAGAGCAAACAAGAGAGCAAACAAATGTATTGTATAATCTATTTTTATTAAATTCAATGATTAATTGTGGGTTTATTTGATCGTCTCAgatcacatatgctgagcacatagATATTGCCCACACCAAAACCACATATCTGCGTCACTGCATTTATTGGGCCAAATGTGGTTTGATGATGCATCAACATGCATTGGGGACAGGAAGAATGAAGACTTAGTGTACTACAAACAATACGTTATTAATGTTTCTTATTACAGTATAGCAATACATGGGAAAATTTATTTTACATGGCCTGGTGGCATTGGTGGGTGGAGATTTCTCCTTAGGACAAATGGAATAGTCAAAAAGGAGCAAACGCCACCCACCTGAGGCACTGTGCCATGCAAAACTAATTTGCCCATTGAGTGCAAGACTGAATGCATCGAGTAAGACAGACATTGGATACTGTAGTAGTTTATTGGGTTCCTGTAGCTGCTGTTTTGGCTGGTTCTGCCAGTTTGGGGGGAGGGGTCTGCTTAATTTTCTTCCTTTGCTCCAGTTTCTGTTTCTGCACCTCTTTGAATACCTAAGAAAGGACACAGTCATATAAACCTACATCAAGAAGCCCAACAACAATGACAACAAAAAAAGTCTTCAACTTTGCCTTGACTTTTACATTAAGTCATGCATTAGACTATTGGTAAAAGCCATGGTTCAACACCCTGCATACAGCAGAAAGATTGACAAGACAATtgctagtctggtcccagatctgtttgtgccatcttGCCAACCATACAGTACAAACTACTCTGGGACCAAGCTAGAAAATTGCACTAAGTAAAGTGAATGGAGTTTTGTTGTGTACCTTTATGCACAGGGCCTTCTTGGCAGCCAGCGTCAGGTGGCATGTCTGTAGTACTCCGGGGAGAAAGTGTAGGTGATGCCCAGCTGCTGGCAGACATGTTCAAAGGCGTCATAGCGTGTCACCCTGAGGTGCTTGAGCAGCTTTTTTCTGCGGGTCAATGGCCATGAGCATCCATCGCTTGTTCGCTTTGTCCTGATACAAAGATGGGGGGCCAAAACACAGTCAGAGGTCAAATGGAGAAAAAAATTATGCGTAAAGCAAAAACAATATTTAAGGCTTGATTCAAACCGTGGGGCTGAAGAGCTGCACTGTAGCgcgattgaaatgtaaaggtaatttccgattgagctgaCTAATGCAGTGTTCACTGTGAATGAAGTCTCTGCGAAgacgggaacattgcctttacatttctatTGTGCTGTAACGCAGCTCTTTAGGACTACAGATTGAATCTAACCCCTAGTCTGGGAACATGTATTTTACATAATAGAGGAGTTGCTTTTCTTATTAAAAATAGCAGTGATTTTGAGACTGTCAAATCCAAACGGTCTAAAAGTGAGATACAGTATAGTGACAGACTGCCAAACCTTGGCTTCAACATTTTAGCTGTGCTAAAGGATAGTTATATTTTGCAATATGTCTGCAAAAATGTTGGATACAATGTTACGTGTATACGTTGTGACAGTACATTCCCAGCATGCAGCAGCACCACTACTACTCTATCAAATGTCATAGTGGGTGTACGCACTACACAGGAAATCCTGTTGACAAACCTCACACCAGACAGGGAGGGGATCGGAAATTAAACGTGTGGAAATAATATGCATTCACGTCATGGTTACTATAGGGACTTAAAATGACACAGTCTTGCATTTAGCCTTCAACCATACCCACCTTATTATGTTTGTGCAGGTGCTCCTGATAGTTTCGGATTTTGGAGGTCAAAATGGCCACTGAGAAGGTCAAGAAATGAGTTAAGAAGTGAACAAACGATTGCTGAAATAAGGTGGTTCCTCAGAGGAAAAGCACGGTTGTTCACTAGGTCCAAAACGGGAACCTACCCTTGACTTATGTAGAGTTGCGGTCAGCTTCATCCCTCCAGACTTTTGCAATCAGCTGCTCTGTTTTCAATTTCAACTTTTCGCTCTGGTGACACGAAACATGGTGGTTTGATTATGCAATATCCAGCATAGGTGTAGAAAAATGGTCTTATCGTAATGTGAACTATAGCAACCAACAGAGGTATACACAAACTGTAGTTACTCTTATGTAGTTATTCTTATGAGCACAATGATAAAGACTAGATTAATAGAATATAGTCACAAGGTGAAAAGAACATACATGGCTTGCTAGTTCCAGTGTCAGAAGTCTTTTGACCAGGTCATCAGCTCTGTAAACACATGATAACAGAagagatgtacagtggggcaaaaaagtatttagtcagccaccaattgtgaaagttctcccacttaaaaagatgagagaggcctgtaattttcatcataggtacacttcaactatgacagacaaaatgagaaaaaaaatatccagaaaatcacattgtaggattttttatgaatttatttgcaaatgatggtggaaaataagtatttggtcacctactaacaagcaagatttctggctctcacagacctgtaacttctgtattaatggcacctgtttgaacttgttatcagtataaaagacacctgtccacaacctcaaacagtcacactccaaactccactatcgccaagaccaaagagctgtcaaaggacaccagaaacaaaattgtagacctgcaccaggctgggaagactgaatctgcaataggtaagcagcttggtttgaagaaatcaactgtgggagcaattattagaaaatggaagacatacaagaccactgataatctccctcgatctggggctccacgcaagatctcacaccgtggggtcaaaatgatcacaagaacggtgagcaaaaatcccagaaccacacgaggggacctagtgaatgacctgcagagagctgggaccaaagtaacaaagcctaccatcagtaacagactacgccgccagggactcaaatcctgcagtgccagacgtgtccccctgcttaagccagtacatgtccaggcccgtctggagtttgctagagagcatttggatgatccagaagaagattgggagaatgccatatggtcagatgaaaccaaaatataactttttggtaaaaactaaactcgtcgtgtttggaggacaaaaaatgctgagttgcatccaaagaacaccatacctactgtgaagcatgggggtggaaacatcatgctttggggctgtttttctgcaaagggaccaggacgactgatccgtgtaaaggaaagaatgaatggggccatgtatcgtgaaattttgagtgaaaacctccttccatcaggaagggcattgaagatgaaacgtggctgagtctttcagcatgacaatgatcccaaacacaccgcccgggcaacgaagcagtggcttcgtaagaagcatttcaaggtcctggagtggcctagccagtttccagatctcaaccccatagaaaatctttggagggagttgaaagtccgtgttgcccagcaacagccccaaaacatcactgttctagaggagatctgcatggaggaatgggccaaaataccagcaacagtgtgtgaaaaccttgtgaagacttacagaaaacgtttgacctctgtcattgccaacaaagggtatataacaaagtatcgagataaacttttgttattgaccaaatacttattttccaccatcatttgcaaataaattcattaaaaatcctacaatgtgattttctggattttttttctcattttgtctgtcattgttgaagtgtacctatgatgaaaattacaggcctctctcatctttttaagtgggagaacttgcacaattggtggctgactaaatacttttttgccccactgtactgtaTAGTAGAGGTATAGTACAACCGCTGAGTGTGCCTATATATTGTACAAATAAAGACATAGAATAACTATTTTAAACAGCATCATCTCATTGCTGTAGTTGTTTGGACATGGGAGAGTTGAACATACATGAGCCATGTCTGCATGACATAAAATACACTTTGTTTAAGTCTGGACAAATGAAATGTACATACGTTTGAGCGAGTGGAACAGCGGCATATTCCATTTTCAGCATTGTCTGAGGAAGATCACTCAACTGACTTTGCATCACTGATGGAAAAAAACTTAGACAGTAAATATCAAACATCCAAGTGGTCAAATAGTTGGTATAGTTGGTATTAGGTCCTCCATACCTGGCTTCATCTTTCTTATGGCACGGGTATAGTTTCTCACAGGCTGAATGGTGAAATTCCCAATACCTGGTAAGAATTAAACAAATTATCAAACAATACATAATGACTCTTAGTCCATTGCTCTATGAACCATAGGACGGTGCCAGATTTATGCCTGCAACTACACTGAGCGCacgaaacattaagaacacctactctttaCATGGCATAGACTGACAAGGTGAAcgctacgatcccttattgatgtcacttgttaaattcaattcaatcagtgtagatgaaggggaggagacaggttaaagaaaataTTTGTAAGCCTTGAAACgattgagacatggactgtgtatgtgtaccattcggagggtgaatgggcaaaacaaaatatttgagtgcctttgaacggggtatggtagtatgtgctaggtgcaacggtttgtgtcaagaacttcaatgctgctgggtttttcatgctcaacagttttctgtgtgtagaacggtccaccacccctagaacatccagacaacttgacacaactgtgggaagcattggactcaacatgggccagcattcctgtggaacgcttttcgACACAGTCTATGCCCCCAAACGAATTGGggctattctgagggcaaaaggggcggGGGTAgtgcagctcaatattaggacgaggttcttaatgttttgtacattcggTGTATGTGCCTGCATGAGAAAGTGTCCGTAAGCATGTTAAGCAGCAACATGGTTTGCAGTAAGAGTTAGGATGTCTTACTGTAGTAGTACTTGTTtgatgtaggcctacattttgtGAACTGTCGTGCAGAGATCATAGAAACAAGAGTTGAGTGTCACGTTCTGCATACATGATCAAGAGTGGTGGAGTGAGAAAAGCTGCTGCACACATTGCAGGGGGCCTGTGGGGAAAATAATTCTGGTTCCCACATCCTCTTCATAAAAACCACTTACTAGCAGACTGACTGATTACATGATGAGAAATGGATTAGTCATATGTCTGGGTTAAAATGGCATTAGCTTCGCACCAGTCTGGTTACAAATTATTCCTTTCATTTCAGCTGTTTAGACAGGTAGCTACTAGCTAAAGTTATCACTACATTAGTATACAATAATGATCTATTTTTATGTCATCTATTTTTATGAAACCATATATTTAGCCTAGTTAGTATACACAGGATGATAAGGACAATGGAGTAGTGCTTGATGTCCCTATACAAAGCCCGTGTCACTGTGTACACAAAGAGAATAACTCTTGTGTACCTGTCTATAAATGTTGTTGTGATTAGCTATCTGTACACTAGATATCCTAGATAATTGCTGCAGTGCCCTCTCCTGGCCTACCCAAGGAAGTACTCGTTACATGACTattgaaaaaaataacatttttacgAGGTGTTATGATGATGATAAGTGGGTTTTCATGCCTTTTTTCAGTAACGGTTAATTGATTCTTGCTGGGCATgtgcagctagctagttggcaTCGACAAGACGTTTCATtcgggtatatatatatatttacctgtCAATACAGTCTCATTGTTGCTGTGTGAAGGCCCTGTGATGACAGAGGTTGACGTCCCATATTTCAATGTGAGAGACGCACAGGTTCCTTTCAGCCTGGATAAAACACCACATTCtcgcagaacgacagatgtcgATTGAAGAGCACTTCTTAAGAGCCATACCTTAAGAGCCATACTTGATAACATGGCTGATTCAGAGATTATTTGATATGTATGTATGTCAGGTATTAAtggtcaaaatgtaatgagtaaacAGCATTCGTCCCCTACATGAGGATCGCCATTTTGATTAGACAGAACTAATCAGACAGAGAAGTCGATTCAGGAAATGAGAAGGATGCTTGAATAATCTTTCGAGGTCCTGCACACTCACCGTATTTCCCTAGTAAAAATAGCATTTGAATGACCAAAATAATATttaatattattatttaataTTTTCATGCTATTTAAATGCTCAGAATTGAAGAAATTGTACATTTTCTCTCATCTCAAACTACCAGGAAGCCTGAAAGAACAGGCTGAGTGAGCAGGGTTGCCATGTCTGCAGTTTTCCCAAATGGGGCAACTTTGAAAACTGATGCGGGTAAAAATGTATTGGTCGCGGGTTGCAGGTTTTGGGCTACTTCTAAATTTCACTGTGGCCACCATGGCATctctttacatttttgtttttattaatttcacactgctaccctctaccctccggagagccttacggttgtaggcggagcagttgccgtaccaggcggtgatacagcccgacagggtgctctcgattgtgcatctgtagaagtttgtgagtgcttttggtgacaaggtgaatttcttcagcctcctgaggttgaagaggcgctgctgcgccttcttcacaacgctgtctgtgtgggtggaccagttcagtttgtccgtgatgtgtacgccgaggaacttaaaacttatcACCCtctcccgtcgatgtggataggggggtgctcgctctgttgtttcctgaagtccacaatcgtctcctttgttttgttgactttgagtgtgaaggttattttcctgacaccacactccgagggccctcacctcttccctgtaggctgtctcatcgttgttggtaatcaagcctaccactgtagtgtcgtccgcaaactttatgattgagttggaggcgtgcatggccacgcagtcgtgggtaaacagggagtacaggagagggctcagaacgcacccttgtggggccccagtgttgaggatcagcggggtggagatgttgttacctaccctcaccacctgggggcggcccgtcaggaagtccagtacccagttgcacagggcggggtcgagactcagggtctcgagcttgatgacgagtttggagggtactatggtgttaaatgctgcgctgtagtcgatgaacagcattctcacataggtattcctcttgtccaaatgggttagggcagtgtgcagtgtggttgcgattgcgtcgtctgtggacctattggggcggtaagcaaattggagtgggtctagggtgtcaggtagaggAAAGAATGTGTTGAAAAGTTTACACTCTTAgggtgcgtttgtaaattcactctggttatctactccgatttcagagcactctcatctgagtttgccagagtgcagaataactgatgaatttacgaacgcataacacccgttgaatatgaccGTTATCAGTAAACGTAgtcaaaaaaaacacaattaatttgttgccagcagcacagttagtcaccaacactCTACATAACATGAAAATAGaccaaccagctctgctagggggagtaaaatggtccgagtgaggtgttctctcgtTTGTGTATCGAAGTAGcaaactttagccagttagcttgggtgcttgacgaTCTATGTGAGGTCAGAACACTTGGATTAACCCTATTGTACTCATAGCTTccagtgtacagtcgtggccaaaagttttgagaatgacacaaatattaatttccacaaagttttctgCTTCAATGTCTTTAGATATTTCTGTCAGATGTTACtctggaatactgaagtataattacaagcctttcataagtgtcaaaggcttttattgacaattacatgaagttgatgcaaagagtcaattgacccttctttttcaagacctctgcaatccaccctggcatgctgccaattaacttctgggccacatcctgactgatggcagcccattcttgcataatcaatgcttggagtttgtcagaatttgtgtggttttgtttgtccaccctcctcttgaggattgaccacaagttctcaaatGGGATTacggtctggggagtttcctggccatggacccaaaatattgatgttttgttccccgagccactttaTTATCACTTTTGAAATATATCATGAAATATATCATTACACATTACATTTCCTCCCAAATGAGCGGCGTTGTGGCACTAACTGATGGTTGTATGGGGAAGTTGTTTATGGCTCTATCACTTTCTACGTACTgaagaaaatgaaacaaaatgaatgaaagcataaacaaaacaaaatatagttATGCCCCCTTAATCATCTAATTGGACTGTATTCTATCTACGTCCATGGTCTTGGCAAAATGACCCAATCATGGCATTGTCTAATGTCATATCTAGGGCTTTCCTCATTTGCGGGGTGTTGCTTAGGGTactatcctaagttgataactatatgataagtctacagctgtaaggcactagttttgggcagtctacagggatgacctatggacTTCTGAGAAGAAAACTGGTGAGTGCTGTAACTGTAGAGTTAAAGGCCTCAAAATAAATGTTCAACTTTACTAAGGCTGGTATTTTGCTCGGACCTTTAAGTGATCCTAGCTTAAATCCTAATTGGATGTTCCGTTGTGCATGTGAGTTTATGCTTACGCAAGCACACATGTCAAGGGAAGGAAACCAAGTATCCTGGCAGATTACAACTTGTGCAGAATGAGTCTGACGTAGTCAGGTAATTTTCAGGTCAATGCCTGGATGTCAGTCAGAGTTAGTGTCGAGGGAGTCTGTAATAGTTTTACTACCAGTCACTGTCTTCCACTATTGTAGTGGCGGTAGGTATGAAGAAGTCTACTTCATAGCTATGTTATCCACGGATGAGCGGAAGTACTCTAAGTATTAGACCAGTCGTGCGTGGTGTCATCGTGGTTCATGACTTCTAATAACTTTTCTCCTGAACGGAGGGTTCTATTTATTATTGGCGTGTGTAACCATTGgaagagtgcaatggagattcccTTCCCCGTGTTGCACTCTGAGTAACTCCTATGTCGCTGTTATCAAAAGCAATTTAACTTGTGAGGTTACTAATCCTCTTACTGAGTGTTGCTGGACTGACTGTGGcattggtactggtactcaacGGGTCCAGTTGTCCTACCGATTTATTCTGAAATGTTATCCTACAGGAATACATGATTAGAGCATTTTACTAGTTGTCTTGTAGTGACTACTACACATGGCAAGGAACGATTATTGTTgccatttgttttggaggtggacaAGTCCACTGGACTTCCTTTACGACCAGTGTGGTACACCTCAGTACTATCTTAGATGTGTTCTAAGATAATCCCCGTCTAGGGGCCTGTCCGCTCCTCACTGTTCTCAAAGGGGAGTTTACAGCTAGATTTGATTTATGCTCTGGCGGCCTCGTACGGTGTTGTCCATAGTCTCGACCCCCCCACCAGCCTCGATAAGGCTCATCATGGGCCTGGGCTACTATTCCCCCCTTTGTGTCTCGGGACCCCCCCCACCAGCGGGTGGTGTTGGTATACGAGGCGCAAACGAAAAGTTCGGACCCTATGTACGAGTTGTCAGTGGCCGCGTTATTATGAGAGTGGCtgtaacctttcaaccaaatctcctggtgtttgtgctGGTTTGTCAGTAACCACCGCGTCTGCGTGTGGCAACCTCTTCAGTACCTGCAAACTGAGACGAGGATATCGGTCTGTGATATCGCAAAGTGTTTCACCAATGGGAGTCATCGGGTCAGTTGCTGGACTGACGCCATTAGTGTCATTGTAAGGGTTGATAGTCACCCACAAAGCGGAAGGTGTGT harbors:
- the LOC139380901 gene encoding cornifelin-like — its product is MSNPVITHQPGAGSYGTNVQTGEWSTGLCSCCSDILVCAVGFICPLALSCYTANKYGENACLACVPGGMTAMRTHMRLTYGIQGTICNDALMTCCCGFFEMCRMAREIRIRNGDV